Proteins co-encoded in one Oceanotoga teriensis genomic window:
- the pstB gene encoding phosphate ABC transporter ATP-binding protein PstB gives MQNNDDIIKIRDFNGWYGDKQALKNINLDFYKNKISAIIGPSGCGKSTLLRSINRMNDEIVEYKVNGNIFYEDKNIFEKDIDLTLFRKKVGMVFQKPIPFPMSIYDNVAFGLKIHGMKNKQKIDKIVVKSLKRAALWEEVKDELDKSANSLSGGQQQRLCIARAIAVDPQIILLDEPTSALDPIATQKIERLIEELSEKYTIIIVTHNLAQAVRISDYMFFMYQGELIESGLTSEIVKTPKVSLTEDYLNGRIG, from the coding sequence ATGCAAAATAATGATGATATAATAAAAATAAGAGATTTCAATGGATGGTATGGAGATAAACAAGCTTTAAAAAATATAAATTTAGATTTTTATAAAAATAAAATAAGTGCTATAATAGGTCCTTCAGGATGTGGCAAATCTACTTTATTAAGAAGCATAAATAGAATGAATGATGAAATTGTTGAATATAAAGTTAATGGAAATATATTTTATGAAGATAAAAATATATTTGAAAAAGATATAGATTTGACTTTATTCAGAAAAAAAGTAGGAATGGTTTTTCAAAAACCTATTCCTTTTCCAATGTCAATTTATGATAACGTTGCTTTTGGTCTTAAAATTCATGGAATGAAAAATAAACAAAAAATTGATAAAATCGTTGTAAAATCTTTAAAAAGAGCTGCTTTGTGGGAAGAAGTTAAAGATGAACTTGATAAATCAGCAAATTCATTATCTGGTGGTCAGCAACAAAGATTATGTATAGCTAGAGCTATTGCTGTTGATCCTCAAATAATACTTTTAGATGAACCAACTTCCGCTTTAGATCCAATAGCCACTCAAAAAATCGAAAGATTAATAGAAGAATTGTCTGAAAAATATACTATAATAATAGTAACTCATAATTTAGCTCAAGCTGTTAGAATTTCTGATTATATGTTTTTTATGTATCAAGGTGAATTAATAGAATCTGGTTTAACATCTGAAATAGTTAAAACACCTAAAGTTTCATTAACTGAAGATTATTTAAACGGTAGAATTGGATAG
- the pstA gene encoding phosphate ABC transporter permease PstA yields the protein MKKDIIISYIFRIISYISVFIILLIFGTVILSGIKYFTLSFFTEYPKQGMTEGGIWPAILGSFIMIGLTLIFSIPIGVLTGIFLSEYGKNTKLGRILDIAITSLSGVPSIVYGLFGLALFSITLGFRTSILSGSLTLSVMTLPIISSSVREALFSVPNTLRESAYALGAKKTEVIFKILIPASKSRIITAILIGIGRVIGETAPVLLTGAVFYSSYFPNNLLQPTMTLPTHIYFLTMAYGEDAQWMAQGSSAFLMLLILVIYSIAFSIRRKSNAK from the coding sequence ATGAAAAAAGATATTATAATTTCATATATTTTTAGAATAATTTCATATATATCTGTTTTTATAATTTTACTTATTTTTGGAACTGTTATATTATCTGGTATAAAGTATTTTACACTATCTTTTTTTACTGAATATCCTAAACAAGGTATGACAGAAGGTGGTATATGGCCAGCTATATTAGGATCTTTTATAATGATAGGTCTTACTCTTATATTTTCAATACCAATTGGTGTTTTAACAGGAATATTTTTATCTGAATATGGAAAAAATACCAAACTTGGTAGAATATTAGATATTGCAATAACCTCTTTATCAGGTGTACCATCAATTGTTTATGGATTATTTGGTTTGGCTTTGTTTTCAATAACTTTAGGTTTTAGAACTTCTATATTATCTGGAAGTTTAACATTATCTGTAATGACTTTACCAATAATTTCATCTTCTGTTAGAGAAGCTCTTTTCTCTGTTCCGAATACTTTAAGAGAATCTGCGTATGCACTTGGTGCAAAGAAAACAGAAGTTATATTTAAAATTTTAATTCCAGCATCTAAATCAAGAATAATAACTGCAATATTAATAGGTATAGGAAGAGTTATTGGAGAAACAGCTCCTGTTTTATTGACTGGTGCAGTTTTTTATTCATCATATTTCCCTAATAATTTACTTCAGCCCACTATGACTTTACCTACTCATATATATTTTTTAACTATGGCATATGGTGAGGATGCACAGTGGATGGCTCAGGGTTCTTCTGCATTTTTAATGCTTTTAATTTTAGTAATTTATTCTATTGCTTTTAGTATTAGGAGGAAATCAAATGCAAAATAA
- the phoU gene encoding phosphate signaling complex protein PhoU produces MANMHHLDNELLILKADISKLLSLVLESFELSIKSLEDSDLYMADKVLEMDDSIDELNRKIEDSVYQIIARYNPLAKDLRYAITMIKFSNNLERIGDLSCNIANKLKRYSDYNLKGLLNKDIKRMFGISLQMLKDSFKAFGEKNIDIAVNTWKMDNKIDNIEDEIRNDAVKKMNEKEFDNELIVPYILIARDIERIADHATNLCEEILYIETGKEIDKYL; encoded by the coding sequence ATGGCTAATATGCACCATTTAGATAATGAATTATTGATTTTAAAAGCTGATATATCAAAACTTTTATCATTAGTACTTGAATCCTTTGAGTTAAGTATAAAATCTCTTGAAGATTCTGATTTATATATGGCAGACAAAGTTTTAGAAATGGATGATTCAATAGATGAATTAAATAGAAAAATAGAAGACTCTGTTTATCAAATAATTGCAAGATATAATCCTTTGGCTAAAGATTTAAGATATGCTATAACAATGATAAAATTTTCTAATAATTTGGAAAGAATCGGAGATTTATCTTGCAATATTGCCAATAAATTAAAAAGATATTCTGATTATAATTTAAAAGGACTTTTAAATAAAGATATAAAAAGAATGTTTGGTATATCTTTACAAATGTTAAAAGATTCTTTTAAAGCTTTTGGTGAAAAAAATATTGATATAGCTGTAAATACTTGGAAAATGGATAATAAAATTGATAATATTGAAGATGAAATAAGAAATGATGCTGTAAAAAAAATGAATGAAAAAGAGTTTGATAATGAATTAATTGTTCCTTATATATTAATTGCAAGAGATATAGAAAGAATAGCTGATCATGCAACTAATCTTTGTGAAGAAATATTATATATAGAAACTGGTAAAGAAATAGATAAATACCTCTAA